In Temnothorax longispinosus isolate EJ_2023e chromosome 2, Tlon_JGU_v1, whole genome shotgun sequence, one DNA window encodes the following:
- the Mef2 gene encoding myocyte-specific enhancer factor 2 isoform X2 encodes MGRKKIQISRITDERNRQVTFNKRKFGVMKKAYELSVLCDCEIALIIFSSSNKLYQYASTDMDKVLLKYTEYNEPHESLTNKNIIEKEHKGAMSPESPEPDAIEYNLTPRTEAKYTKIDEEFQMMMQRHQHNGSRTMGQSNYTLPVSVPVNSYGESLLGSSPQMAHTSISPRPSSSETDSVYPPGGMLEMSNGYPPSASPLGGSPSPGPSPALGVGGGSANKGSNPSRHSPQPPPPPPPHPHRANLRVVIPTPLAQSLSEDTNYDNAHTQSALNTPVVALQTPTVPAGYSSFGPTDYSSDLGGLAWPTHQRYVVDDLYSAATMSSISGLPHLAVSSSTPPPSTSPLPVKIKSEPISPPRDPHGGNSGSNGGPSNASNLHHTNLNVGPSSSTGAPPPHHVSHPGPQTLNLVSSRPSSNPPPSHSGSITPTNLPSPGSGAVGDIRTNHSSGGGNGGNSSDYENGPLMKRSRITEGWAT; translated from the exons ATGGGTCGAAAGAAGATTCAGATTTCACGTATCACGGACGAACGGAATCGTCAG GTGACCTTTAACAAGCGGAAATTCGGCGTGATGAAGAAGGCGTACGAACTGTCGGTACTGTGCGACTGCGAGATCGCGCTGATTATCTTCAGTTCGAGCAACAAGCTGTACCAGTATGCGAGCACCGACATGGACAAGGTTCTCCTCAAGTACACCGAGTACAACGAACCCCACGAGTCCCTCACCAACAAGAATATTATCGAG AAGGAGCATAAGGGTGCCATGTCTCCAGAGAGCCCGGAACCGGACGCGATCGAATACAATCTTACCCCGCGCACCGAGGCCAAATACACGAAGATCGACGAGGAATTTCAGATGATGATGCAGAGGCATCAGCACAATGGCAGCAGG ACAATGGGACAATCGAATTATACGCTACCGGTATCTGTACCAGTGAACAGTTATGGCGAATCTCTTCTTGGATCTAGTCCACAGATGGCACATACCAGCATTTCTCCACGTCCATCATCGTCTGAGACGGATTCAG TGTATCCCCCGGGAGGAATGTTGGAAATGAGCAATGGCTACCCTCCGTCAGCGTCACCATTGGGTGGTTCACCTAGTCCAGGACCTTCGCCTGCACTCGGGGTCGGTGGAGGTAGTGCAAATAAAGGCAGCAATCCGTCTAGGCATTCGCCGCAACCTCCGCCTCCGCCACCGCCTCATCCTCACAGGGCTAACCTTCGAGTGGTTATACCAACACCACTCGCGCAATCTCTCTCTGAAGACACTAATTATGAT AATGCCCATACGCAGTCTGCATTGAATACACCTGTAGTAGCGTTACAAACACCAACAGTACCAGCCGGATACTCTAGTTTTGGACCAACAGATTACTCCTCGGATCTCGGGGGCCTTGCATGGCCCACTCATCAGAGGTACGTTGTTGATGACTTATATTCGGCAGCCACCATGTCCAGCATCAG TGGTCTTCCTCACCTAGCTGTATCGAGCAGTACACCGCCACCATCCACGTCGCCTTTACctgtaaagataaaaagtgaACCGATAAGTCCACCCAGAGACCCGCACGGCGGTAACAGTGGGTCCAATGGTGGACCCAGCAACGCCAGCAATCTACACCACACAAACTTGAATGTCGGTCCATCGTCCAGTACCGGTGCCCCACCGCCACATCACGTGTCTCATCCGGGGCCTCAAACACTGAACTTAGTATCGAGCAGACCGAGTAGTAATCCACCTCCGTCCCATTCGGGTAGCATAACACCGACAAATCTACCGTCGCCTGGAAGTGGTGCGGTCGGTGATATCAGAACGAACCATTCTAGCGGTGGCGGGAACGGAGGGAACAGTTCAGACTATGAGAACGGGCCGCTCATGAAACGCTCGAGAATCACGGAAGGTTGGGCGACTTAA
- the Mef2 gene encoding myocyte-specific enhancer factor 2 isoform X3: MGRKKIQISRITDERNRQVTFNKRKFGVMKKAYELSVLCDCEIALIIFSSSNKLYQYASTDMDKVLLKYTEYNEPHESLTNKNIIEEHKGAMSPESPEPDAIEYNLTPRTEAKYTKIDEEFQMMMQRHQHNGSRTMGQSNYTLPVSVPVNSYGESLLGSSPQMAHTSISPRPSSSETDSVYPPGGMLEMSNGYPPSASPLGGSPSPGPSPALGVGGGSANKGSNPSRHSPQPPPPPPPHPHRANLRVVIPTPLAQSLSEDTNYDNAHTQSALNTPVVALQTPTVPAGYSSFGPTDYSSDLGGLAWPTHQRYVVDDLYSAATMSSISGLPHLAVSSSTPPPSTSPLPVKIKSEPISPPRDPHGGNSGSNGGPSNASNLHHTNLNVGPSSSTGAPPPHHVSHPGPQTLNLVSSRPSSNPPPSHSGSITPTNLPSPGSGAVGDIRTNHSSGGGNGGNSSDYENGPLMKRSRITEGWAT, translated from the exons ATGGGTCGAAAGAAGATTCAGATTTCACGTATCACGGACGAACGGAATCGTCAG GTGACCTTTAACAAGCGGAAATTCGGCGTGATGAAGAAGGCGTACGAACTGTCGGTACTGTGCGACTGCGAGATCGCGCTGATTATCTTCAGTTCGAGCAACAAGCTGTACCAGTATGCGAGCACCGACATGGACAAGGTTCTCCTCAAGTACACCGAGTACAACGAACCCCACGAGTCCCTCACCAACAAGAATATTATCGAG GAGCATAAGGGTGCCATGTCTCCAGAGAGCCCGGAACCGGACGCGATCGAATACAATCTTACCCCGCGCACCGAGGCCAAATACACGAAGATCGACGAGGAATTTCAGATGATGATGCAGAGGCATCAGCACAATGGCAGCAGG ACAATGGGACAATCGAATTATACGCTACCGGTATCTGTACCAGTGAACAGTTATGGCGAATCTCTTCTTGGATCTAGTCCACAGATGGCACATACCAGCATTTCTCCACGTCCATCATCGTCTGAGACGGATTCAG TGTATCCCCCGGGAGGAATGTTGGAAATGAGCAATGGCTACCCTCCGTCAGCGTCACCATTGGGTGGTTCACCTAGTCCAGGACCTTCGCCTGCACTCGGGGTCGGTGGAGGTAGTGCAAATAAAGGCAGCAATCCGTCTAGGCATTCGCCGCAACCTCCGCCTCCGCCACCGCCTCATCCTCACAGGGCTAACCTTCGAGTGGTTATACCAACACCACTCGCGCAATCTCTCTCTGAAGACACTAATTATGAT AATGCCCATACGCAGTCTGCATTGAATACACCTGTAGTAGCGTTACAAACACCAACAGTACCAGCCGGATACTCTAGTTTTGGACCAACAGATTACTCCTCGGATCTCGGGGGCCTTGCATGGCCCACTCATCAGAGGTACGTTGTTGATGACTTATATTCGGCAGCCACCATGTCCAGCATCAG TGGTCTTCCTCACCTAGCTGTATCGAGCAGTACACCGCCACCATCCACGTCGCCTTTACctgtaaagataaaaagtgaACCGATAAGTCCACCCAGAGACCCGCACGGCGGTAACAGTGGGTCCAATGGTGGACCCAGCAACGCCAGCAATCTACACCACACAAACTTGAATGTCGGTCCATCGTCCAGTACCGGTGCCCCACCGCCACATCACGTGTCTCATCCGGGGCCTCAAACACTGAACTTAGTATCGAGCAGACCGAGTAGTAATCCACCTCCGTCCCATTCGGGTAGCATAACACCGACAAATCTACCGTCGCCTGGAAGTGGTGCGGTCGGTGATATCAGAACGAACCATTCTAGCGGTGGCGGGAACGGAGGGAACAGTTCAGACTATGAGAACGGGCCGCTCATGAAACGCTCGAGAATCACGGAAGGTTGGGCGACTTAA
- the Mef2 gene encoding myocyte-specific enhancer factor 2 isoform X4, protein MGRKKIQISRITDERNRQVTFNKRKFGVMKKAYELSVLCDCEIALIIFSSSNKLYQYASTDMDKVLLKYTEYNEPHESLTNKNIIEALNKKEHKGAMSPESPEPDAIEYNLTPRTEAKYTKIDEEFQMMMQRHQHNGSRTMGQSNYTLPVSVPVNSYGESLLGSSPQMAHTSISPRPSSSETDSVYPPGGMLEMSNGYPPSASPLGGSPSPGPSPALGVGGGSANKGSNPSRHSPQPPPPPPPHPHRANLRVVIPTPLAQSLSEDTNYDNAHTQSALNTPVVALQTPTVPAGYSSFGPTDYSSDLGGLAWPTHQSGLPHLAVSSSTPPPSTSPLPVKIKSEPISPPRDPHGGNSGSNGGPSNASNLHHTNLNVGPSSSTGAPPPHHVSHPGPQTLNLVSSRPSSNPPPSHSGSITPTNLPSPGSGAVGDIRTNHSSGGGNGGNSSDYENGPLMKRSRITEGWAT, encoded by the exons ATGGGTCGAAAGAAGATTCAGATTTCACGTATCACGGACGAACGGAATCGTCAG GTGACCTTTAACAAGCGGAAATTCGGCGTGATGAAGAAGGCGTACGAACTGTCGGTACTGTGCGACTGCGAGATCGCGCTGATTATCTTCAGTTCGAGCAACAAGCTGTACCAGTATGCGAGCACCGACATGGACAAGGTTCTCCTCAAGTACACCGAGTACAACGAACCCCACGAGTCCCTCACCAACAAGAATATTATCGAG GCGCTCAACAAGAAGGAGCATAAGGGTGCCATGTCTCCAGAGAGCCCGGAACCGGACGCGATCGAATACAATCTTACCCCGCGCACCGAGGCCAAATACACGAAGATCGACGAGGAATTTCAGATGATGATGCAGAGGCATCAGCACAATGGCAGCAGG ACAATGGGACAATCGAATTATACGCTACCGGTATCTGTACCAGTGAACAGTTATGGCGAATCTCTTCTTGGATCTAGTCCACAGATGGCACATACCAGCATTTCTCCACGTCCATCATCGTCTGAGACGGATTCAG TGTATCCCCCGGGAGGAATGTTGGAAATGAGCAATGGCTACCCTCCGTCAGCGTCACCATTGGGTGGTTCACCTAGTCCAGGACCTTCGCCTGCACTCGGGGTCGGTGGAGGTAGTGCAAATAAAGGCAGCAATCCGTCTAGGCATTCGCCGCAACCTCCGCCTCCGCCACCGCCTCATCCTCACAGGGCTAACCTTCGAGTGGTTATACCAACACCACTCGCGCAATCTCTCTCTGAAGACACTAATTATGAT AATGCCCATACGCAGTCTGCATTGAATACACCTGTAGTAGCGTTACAAACACCAACAGTACCAGCCGGATACTCTAGTTTTGGACCAACAGATTACTCCTCGGATCTCGGGGGCCTTGCATGGCCCACTCATCAGAG TGGTCTTCCTCACCTAGCTGTATCGAGCAGTACACCGCCACCATCCACGTCGCCTTTACctgtaaagataaaaagtgaACCGATAAGTCCACCCAGAGACCCGCACGGCGGTAACAGTGGGTCCAATGGTGGACCCAGCAACGCCAGCAATCTACACCACACAAACTTGAATGTCGGTCCATCGTCCAGTACCGGTGCCCCACCGCCACATCACGTGTCTCATCCGGGGCCTCAAACACTGAACTTAGTATCGAGCAGACCGAGTAGTAATCCACCTCCGTCCCATTCGGGTAGCATAACACCGACAAATCTACCGTCGCCTGGAAGTGGTGCGGTCGGTGATATCAGAACGAACCATTCTAGCGGTGGCGGGAACGGAGGGAACAGTTCAGACTATGAGAACGGGCCGCTCATGAAACGCTCGAGAATCACGGAAGGTTGGGCGACTTAA
- the Mef2 gene encoding myocyte-specific enhancer factor 2 isoform X1 encodes MGRKKIQISRITDERNRQVTFNKRKFGVMKKAYELSVLCDCEIALIIFSSSNKLYQYASTDMDKVLLKYTEYNEPHESLTNKNIIEALNKKEHKGAMSPESPEPDAIEYNLTPRTEAKYTKIDEEFQMMMQRHQHNGSRTMGQSNYTLPVSVPVNSYGESLLGSSPQMAHTSISPRPSSSETDSVYPPGGMLEMSNGYPPSASPLGGSPSPGPSPALGVGGGSANKGSNPSRHSPQPPPPPPPHPHRANLRVVIPTPLAQSLSEDTNYDNAHTQSALNTPVVALQTPTVPAGYSSFGPTDYSSDLGGLAWPTHQRYVVDDLYSAATMSSISGLPHLAVSSSTPPPSTSPLPVKIKSEPISPPRDPHGGNSGSNGGPSNASNLHHTNLNVGPSSSTGAPPPHHVSHPGPQTLNLVSSRPSSNPPPSHSGSITPTNLPSPGSGAVGDIRTNHSSGGGNGGNSSDYENGPLMKRSRITEGWAT; translated from the exons ATGGGTCGAAAGAAGATTCAGATTTCACGTATCACGGACGAACGGAATCGTCAG GTGACCTTTAACAAGCGGAAATTCGGCGTGATGAAGAAGGCGTACGAACTGTCGGTACTGTGCGACTGCGAGATCGCGCTGATTATCTTCAGTTCGAGCAACAAGCTGTACCAGTATGCGAGCACCGACATGGACAAGGTTCTCCTCAAGTACACCGAGTACAACGAACCCCACGAGTCCCTCACCAACAAGAATATTATCGAG GCGCTCAACAAGAAGGAGCATAAGGGTGCCATGTCTCCAGAGAGCCCGGAACCGGACGCGATCGAATACAATCTTACCCCGCGCACCGAGGCCAAATACACGAAGATCGACGAGGAATTTCAGATGATGATGCAGAGGCATCAGCACAATGGCAGCAGG ACAATGGGACAATCGAATTATACGCTACCGGTATCTGTACCAGTGAACAGTTATGGCGAATCTCTTCTTGGATCTAGTCCACAGATGGCACATACCAGCATTTCTCCACGTCCATCATCGTCTGAGACGGATTCAG TGTATCCCCCGGGAGGAATGTTGGAAATGAGCAATGGCTACCCTCCGTCAGCGTCACCATTGGGTGGTTCACCTAGTCCAGGACCTTCGCCTGCACTCGGGGTCGGTGGAGGTAGTGCAAATAAAGGCAGCAATCCGTCTAGGCATTCGCCGCAACCTCCGCCTCCGCCACCGCCTCATCCTCACAGGGCTAACCTTCGAGTGGTTATACCAACACCACTCGCGCAATCTCTCTCTGAAGACACTAATTATGAT AATGCCCATACGCAGTCTGCATTGAATACACCTGTAGTAGCGTTACAAACACCAACAGTACCAGCCGGATACTCTAGTTTTGGACCAACAGATTACTCCTCGGATCTCGGGGGCCTTGCATGGCCCACTCATCAGAGGTACGTTGTTGATGACTTATATTCGGCAGCCACCATGTCCAGCATCAG TGGTCTTCCTCACCTAGCTGTATCGAGCAGTACACCGCCACCATCCACGTCGCCTTTACctgtaaagataaaaagtgaACCGATAAGTCCACCCAGAGACCCGCACGGCGGTAACAGTGGGTCCAATGGTGGACCCAGCAACGCCAGCAATCTACACCACACAAACTTGAATGTCGGTCCATCGTCCAGTACCGGTGCCCCACCGCCACATCACGTGTCTCATCCGGGGCCTCAAACACTGAACTTAGTATCGAGCAGACCGAGTAGTAATCCACCTCCGTCCCATTCGGGTAGCATAACACCGACAAATCTACCGTCGCCTGGAAGTGGTGCGGTCGGTGATATCAGAACGAACCATTCTAGCGGTGGCGGGAACGGAGGGAACAGTTCAGACTATGAGAACGGGCCGCTCATGAAACGCTCGAGAATCACGGAAGGTTGGGCGACTTAA